The DNA sequence GTGGGCGGCAGGCGTCACCTACGAGATCAGCGAGCAGGCTCGCGAGGCCGAGAGCGGCATGCCCGAGATGTACCTCAACGTGTACGAGGGCGACCGCCCGGAGATCTTCTTCAAGGCCACCGCCGAGCGGACCGTCGGTCCCGGGGCGGCTATCGGCGTCAGGGAAGACTCGGAGTGGGACGTGCCCGAACCGGAACTGGCGATGGTTCTCTACCGCGGGGAGGTCGTCGGCTTCACCATTGGCAACGACGTGAGCAGTCGGTCGATCGAGGGGGAGAACGCCCTCTACCTCCCACAGGCGAAGGTTTACGACCGCTGCTGCGCGGTCGGCCCTGCAGTCGTCTCCGCCGCCACCGTGGACGACCCCCACGACCTCGAGATGTCGATGACGATCACCCGAGACGACGAGACACTGTACGACGAGTCCACTTCAACCGGCGAGATGGTGCGAACCTGCGAGGAACTCGCCTCCTACTACACCTGCCACAACGCCGTTCCGGAACTGGCCGTGCTGTTGACCGGCACCTCGCTCGTCCCCTCCGAGGAGTTCACCCTCCGGGAGGGTGATCTCGTCGCGATCGACATCGACGGGATTGGACGCCTCAAGAACCCGGTCGTCACCGTCTGAACCCTGCGAGTTCTCCGTCCCTCCGCATGCTCTCGGCCGTTCGGCTCTACAGTACGACTCTCGGTACCATGGCTCATTTCTTCGGCGCGGAGACGCTGTTCCTCGCCGCCGTCGGCCGTGTGAACGTGTGTTCTGTACAGGTGAATGATCGATCGGTGGCCGAAAGAGCCGATACGAGAAGGTCGACAACTGGAATAACGATACTACAGTTGTTACACCTCGGGGAATGCCCGGTTCTATATCGGGTGTTGATGGATGACACGCCGATCCGGCGGATCAACTTCGTTCACCTTGACTGAACGCCGCGGCCGGAGTGACGAGGACGGATCGCCATTTATACATCGCATCACGACCGAAATCGACAATCGAGCACCGATCTCCGTGTGACCCTGCGGGCTGATCCTGGGAACGCTGTGGAACTCCGTCGTTCAGGTCTCCCGATCGCATAGGCGCCGCCCAGAGCACCCAGCGATCCGCTCGGTGTGGACGGGAGCGGCGCTCACCTCCACGCTTTATTCATTCGCCGGGTAGAGGCCCCCACATGGGCCCGGAGACCACGCATATCGAAAGTATGGAGTTCGAGTACCCACTGGAGGATGTCGGGACGGACGAGCACGGGTTCAATCTCGCGTACGACCCCGGCGAGACGATGACGCGGAAGCTGTTCGCCCTGCAGGTCCACACGGACGAGGGGGCCACCGACGAGTCACGTCGGCGAGAACTCCCCGGCGGCCGCCCAGATCAACACCTTCACCGACTACTTGATCAGGCGCAACCCGCTCCGCCGGGAGCGCCACTGGAGCGAGATCAAGCGCGCCCTCCGGAAGAACGATCGGATGGGAATGGGGCCATCGACATCGCGCTGTGGGACTTCGCGGGGAAGTACTACGACGCACCGATCCACGAACTGCTCGGCACCTATCGCGAGCGTATCCTCGCGTACGCGTCTACCTACCACGGCGACGACGCGGGCGGGCTAGACTCGCCCGACGCGTTCGCCGAGGACTGCCTGGCGTCCTCAACGCGGTGCGGGCGGAGGACCCGGCCGAGGTGATCTGGTGTGAGAAGCCGATCGCCTCGGTTCGTCTCGTCGTTCACGCGGAGCGCGATGTCGGCGTCGTCGGGAACCTCACCGGGTGTCGCGACCGTCGGCCCCATCGAGGCGGCACCATCGAACGCCTTCCCGCGTACCCAGTTCTGTTCGACCTCCTGGTCGTCGCGGTTGGAGACGTCGTTCACACAGGTGTAGCCGCGGACGACGTCCATCGTGTCCACCTCGTCCACGTGCCGACACTGTTCGCCGATCACGACGCCGAATTCAGCCTCCCAGTCGACGCGCTCCTTCCCGGCCGGGAGTCGAACGCTGTCTCCGTGGCCGGCCAGCGCGTTCGGCGGCTTCAGGAACAGCAGCGGCCGGTCAGGGATCTCCATTCCCGATTCCTTGGTGTGGTTCGCGTAGTTGAGACCAACGCAGACAATCTTCGAGGGGGTCGTCGGCGGAGGACGTCCACTTCGTCGGCGTCGTAGGTGCGGCCCGCGAACGCCGGGCCCTCGTCGGTCCACTCGCCGGTTCGTACGGCTGTCTCAGGGTCTCGGAATCGAACGTGTTGCATACCCCAACGTGTTCGGACGGGAGCAAAACGGTTCCGGTGGCGACAACCGGCCCCGCCGCCGGCAACCGCCCTCGTGCCGGTGCGCTTGTCGCGTCCCGGCGCGTGACCAACCTTTACGTACCGGGGAGTGGTGCGTGCACACGACACTCGGCTGAGCGAACATGAAGGCTATCATCCAGACCGAACGCGAACGCGGCGGCGTGGAGGTCGGCGAGCGGGAGCGGCCCGAACCCGGACCGGACGAGGCGCTCGTCCGTGTGCACACGGCGGGGCTCTGCGGGAGCGACGCCCACGCCTACAAGTATGTCCCCGGCTACGAGTTCATCGACGTCCCGCGCGTCATGGGCCATGAGTACGCCGGCGAGGTGGTCGAGGTCGGGTCGGACGTGACGACCCTCTCGTCCGGCACGAAGGTGGTCGAAGAGCCGATCCACGACTGCGGGGTGTGCTTTCAGTGCAGGAACGGCCAGCCGAACGTCTGCCGGAACTTCGAGATCACGGGCTTTCACCGCGACGGCGCGTGGCGGGAGTACCACACCGTTGAGGCCCACCACTTCCACGAGATCCCCGACGACGTTCCGCTAGAAGAGGCGGCGCTGACGGAGCCGACGAGTATCGCCACGCGGGCGGTGCTCGAACGGTCGGTTATGACCGCCGGTGACGACGTGCTCGTCGAAGGGCCGGGACCAATCGGCGTGCTCACTGCCCTCGTCGCCGACTCCGTCGGCGCCAACGTGTACGTTTCGGGGCTCGGGCAGGACGCCGAGTACCGCCTCCCGCTCGTCGAGGAGCAGGGGCTGACGGCCATCAACGTCGAGAAGGCGAACCTCGGCGAGATCGCCGAGCGCGAGACGGCCGGCGGCGGGTTCGATGTGGTGTTCGACACGACTGGCCACCACTCCGGCGTCGAGGTCGCGGCCGAGCACGTCCGGAAGGGGGGTCAGATCGTGGTCATCGGCCTCCCCGGAAGCGAGAGCGAGCTGTTCCTCACGCCGCTCGTGCGGGGCGAGGTGTCGCTCGACGCCTCTTACGGCTCCGTCTGGCGCAACTTCGAGCAGGCACTCCGGCTGATGGCGAACGGCTCCGTCGACCCAACGGCCATCGCGGAACCGTACGACTCCGACGACCCGGTCACGGCGTTCGAGAAGTTCCTCGACGGCGCGGTGTGTAAGCCGACGTTCCGCTTCGGAGAGTAGAACCCGCAGACGGACGAAGCGCTTTTTCGCGTACGGTCCGACCCCGACGAGGGAATGACGTTCGCCGTCGTCATCACCGACTACGGCTACCAGGGTGGAGTTGGAGCGAAAACTCGTCGAGGAGCGCGGCGGCCGCCTCGTGACCGCACGGGCCGAGACCCCCGAGGAGGTGGCCGGCGGGGCCGTGGGGCCGATGCCCTGCTCGCCGGGGACGCGCCGCGGGACCTCGTGAACGGGGACATCGGGGAATGACGGCGTAGGCGGGCGTCGTCGCCCGCCGCCCCTACACCGAGGGGCCGACCCTGTCGATGGCGAACTGCGTCAACTCGTGGCGCTCCGCACAGCAGAAGTCGCCTGCGATGACCCGTTCGATCGCCCGGCGCAGGCCGTCAGCGTCGACGCGGCTGGCGTCGATATCGACATCGTCCGGGAGCGCCCCCGCGGTGGTGGGGTCGCCGGTCACCTTCAGCACGGGGACGACCGGGTGGCCGGCCGGGACGCCGTCGGCCGTGACGTGGACGACGAGGTGCGCGCCGGCGGCGGTGAGGCCGGTCGCGGCGGTCGCGAACTCCGAGGGCGAGTCGACGAGCGCCAGTCCCGACTCGTGTGTCGCCCGCTCGCCGTACGCCAGCACGTCGGCGATGGGGAGCTCCCCCCAAGCGCGCGTCGCGTCGGCGAACGAGCGATCCGCGGCTTCGCGGCGGACGCGGGTCACCTTCGCCGGCCGGTCCCCGTGCCGGTCGAGGAGGGCGCCCACCGCCGATCGTGTGTCGTCGGCCGCGGCCGCTCGGGCGTCTTCGGGGTGTGCGACCGGGCGCTCGACGCCGGCGGCGACGACGCGCCCGCCCGCCGCAACCACCTCGCGGGCGAGGTCACCGACGAGGGGGTCCGCGGTCCCGACCGTCGACTCGGCGAGGTCGCCGGAGACGACGCCTAGCGTGAGGTCGCCGAGGCCGACCGGGACACGCGTCGGATCGGCGCCGGCGGTTCCGGCGGTCCCCCCGGAGCTGTCACCCGCGAGGAGCGATTCGGCGGCGGCGACTCCCTGTTCGAGACACTTGTCGGTGCCGCCGGCGTCCTGGATCGACACCTCGCGCACCGGGACGCCCAGTTCGTCGAGCGCGGCGGCGATGTCCCCGCTCTGGACCTCCTCGCAGCCGAGACCGACGACGACGGCGCCGGAGACGTTCGGGTTGCGCGCGACGTTCACCAGCGTGCGCTCGGTCTGATCGGCGTCGGCGCCGAGCTGGGCGCAGCCGTGGTCGTGGGGCGTACTCACCGCGCCGTCGACTCGGTCGGCGATCCGGTCGGCCACGACGTGCGAGCAGATCACGGACGGGAGGACGAGCACCCGGTCGCGGATCCCGACGGAGCCGTCACCCCGGCGGTAGCCGGTAGGACCGTCGATCTCGTCCGAGGCGTCGGCGGCGCCGTCGGTTCGTGCCCGACGGTCGCCCGGCAGGGCGCCGTCCATCCGTTCGCTTCGGTCGTCACTCACGCCTCCTCACCCCTTTCGTCGGCGGTGGCAGCGAGATCGCCCCGCCCGCGTGTGCTCTCGCAGTTGTGGACGTGGACGTGCTCGCCGGGGTCGACGTCGTCGGTCGCACGCCCGATCACCTCCCCGTACTTGCGCATTCCTTCGCCGGCCGCGATAGGCAAGAGGGCAAACTTGTGGCCGAACGCGACGTCGCCCGCGAGCGTCACCGTGTTGGCGTCGGTCGCTACATCGGTGCCGGCGTCGAGGTCGGCGATGGCGGTGGCGACGTTGTCCGATCTGGCCATCCGCAGCGCCACGTCACCGAACACGTCCCCCCTCATCAGTCGGCCCTCCCGGCCGCGAGCTCGTTGGGCTGGAGCTCGTTCACCGCGAACTCCTCCAGCCGGCGGCGCTCGGCTTCCGTGCGTCTGCCGTCGACGACGTTCAGCAGCGTCTCGTACACCCGTTCGCCGACAGTGTCGAGCGACTCACCGCCGATAACAGTGCTTGCGTTCACGTCCATGTTGTTCGCCATCCGGTCCCAGGTCTTCGGGTTGCCGGTCACCTTGATGACCGGCGCGATAGGGTTGCCGGTGGTACTCCCTCTGCCCGTGGTGAACGCGACAACCTGCGCGCCGCCGGCGACCTTGCCGACGACGCTCTCCACGTCGTAGCCGGGCGTGTCCATGAGGACGAGCCCGCCGCCGACAGGGAGCTGCTCCGCATAGTCGACGATTCCCCGAACGGGCGTCGTCCCCCCCTTCGAGATGGCGCCGAGGCTCTTCTCCTCGATCGTCGTCAGACCTCCTTCTTTGTTGCCGGGCGAGGGCTGCGCCCCCCGGAGGTCGACGCCCATCAGGTCCGCGGCGGCCTCACGCGACTCGACGTGCTCGAGCAGCCGCTCCCGGACCTCGTCGTCGGCACACCGCTTGGCGAGGACGTGCTCCGCGCCGATGAACTCCGGCGTCTCGCTGAAGCTCGCGGTGCCGCCGGCCTCGATGAGCCGGTCGCAGGCGTTGCCGACGGCAGGGTTCGCCGCGATGCCGCTGGTGGCGTCGCTCCCGCCGCACTCGACGCCGAAGACGAGTTCGCTCACATCGGCCTCCTCCCGTCGGGCGTCCGCCGCAACGGTGTTCAGGTCGCCGAGCAGTTCCCCCCCGCGCTCGACCGCGGCTCGGGTCCCGCCGACCTCCCGGATCGAGAGCGTCTCGACCGGCGTGCCTGTCTCGACGATGCGGTCCGCGATCCGGTCGGCGTCGACATCCTCGGTGCCGAGTTCGAGCAGCAGCGCGGCGCCGACGTTCGGGTTGCGCCCGACGCCCGCGAGGACACGCTCGGTCTGTTTCCGCGCCGGTTCGGGCTGCGAGGTGCCCATCTGGTGTGGGGTCGCTCGCGCCCAGTCCCCCGCTTCGTCGGCGGCGCGGGTCGCCACGGCCGACGCTGCGACTGACGTCGGGAGGACGGCGACGTGGTTGCGGACGCCGACGCGGCCGTCGGCTCGCCGGTATCCCATGAACATATCTACCATGAGTGAAACACACGTCCATCCCAGTTTAGCCTTTCCCCTGCGCCGTCCCGTCCGGCGATCCCGCCCACCCGAGTGTTTTTCGCCCCCGGCGCCGAACCCGTCGCCATGACTCGACGGGTACTGGTTGTCGCGGACGACCTAACGGGGGCGATTGACGCCGGCCACGAGTTCGCCGCCCGCGGTCGGCGGACGACGGTCCGGGTGGGCGGCGGCGACGAACCGACAGGCGACGCGGCCGAAACGTCCCCCGACGGCACCCCGGTGACGGTGGTCGACACCGACTCGCGGTACGACGACGCCGACGCGGCGCGGGCGTCCGTGACCGCGGCCGTGCGCGGGACCGTCGCCGCCGACCCGGACGCGGTCGTATACAAGAAGGTCGACTCGACGCTTCGGGGGAACGTCGCTGCCGAGGTCACGGCGGCGCGGGACGCCACGGGCCGGCCGCTCGCCCTCGTGGCCCCCGCGTTCCCCGCCAATGGGCGACTCACGGCTGAGGGTCACCACCTGATCGACGGCGCCCCCGTGACGGCGACCGCCGCCGGCGACGACGCGAAGGCGCCCGCCACGTCGCACCTCCCCCGTCTGCTGGCGGAATCGGACGAGGGACGGGACCGGGTATCCGCGCCCTGCGACGCCGTCCCTCGCGTCGCCGCGGCTACCGTCGCCCGCGGGCCAGACGCCGTCGTGGAGCGCCTCACCGCCCTCAACGCCTCCGGTGCTCGCGACGAGCCGTCGTCGGCAGCCGCGACCGGCAGTCTCGTCGCCTGCGACGCCGTCCACGACGACCACCTAGCTGCGCTGGCCGCCGGCGCCGACCCCGGCTCGACCGTGTTCGCCGGGAGCGGCGGCCTGGCCCGGCACGTTCCGCTTCCCGAAGGCGGGCCGCAACCCCCGACCGTCGAGCCGACGCCGGCGGTCGACCGGCGCGCGCTCGCGGTCGTCGGCAGCGTCGCGCCGGCGACGCTCAACCAGGTGTCCCGGGTCCCGGACGATCGCGTCGTCCGCCTCGACGCGGCGGCCGCGGTTCGCGACCCCGAGGCGGCGGCGAACCACGCGGCGGCCGCCTGCCTCGACCGGCTAGAAGCAAGTGGTCGGGCGCTCGTCACGGCCGCGACCGAGCGGGACGACGTGGCGGCGGCGAGCGAGACGGGGCGTGCGGCCGGGCTCCGTCCGGACGACGTCGGCGACCGGGTGGCGGCAGCGCTATCGACGACGGCCGGGGCGGTGTGGCGGGACGACGACCCGCCGACCGACTCGCTGCTCACCGGCGGCGCCGTCGCCCGCGCGAGCCTCGACGCGCTCGGCGCGGCGGCCGTCGCCCCGACCGGGCGGAAACTCGACGCGGGCGTCCCGGTCGGCGTGGTCCGTGGCGGCGTCGCGGACGGGACACCGCTCGTGACGAAAGCGGGCGCGTTCGGCGGCGACGGCGTAATCGCTAACTATCTCGACGGTGTGGTGGGAGACGATGCGTGACTCTCGGGAGGGCGACGACGCGGCGACCGCCGATGATCCGGGCGACCACAGGCCGCTGATCGCCGTGACGATGGGTGACCCGGCAGGTATCGGTAGCGAGGTGATTGTGAAGGCGCACCCGGAGCTGAGAGACCGCGCGGACATTGTCGTGATCGGCGACGTCGACGTGCTGCGCGACGCGATCCGCGTCTGTGACAGCGGACTCGAAGTCCGCGTCGTCGACGACTTCGAGGCGGTGCGGAGCGAGTCCCGTGCCGCGGCCGGGTCTGAGAACGACGCGACCGGAGCCGGCGCGATCCCCGTCCTCGACCTCGACAACGTCAACGACCACGCCTACGGCGAACTCCGTGAGACGTTCGGCCGAGCGAGCCTGGCGTACGTCGAGCGCGCCGTCGTGGGCTGTGTCGACGGCTCGCTGGACGCGATGGTCACCGCGCCGATCAACAAGCAGGCGACGCGTATGGCCGGCAGCAAGTACGCCGGCCACACGGGGATGCTTGCCGACTACACCGACACCGAGGACTACTCGATGATGCTCGTCGAGGACGACCTCCGCGTCACGCACGTGAGTACGCACGTCCCGCTGCGGGAGGCCTGCGATCTCGTCTCGGAGGAGCGGGTTCGGACGACGATCGGCGTGACCGACACGGCGCTCCGGGATCTCGGCGTCGACGACCCCCGGATCGCAGTCGCGGGGCTGAACCCGCACGCGAGTGATGGGGGGCTGCTCGGCGACGAGGACGACGCCGCGATCGCGCCCGCGGTCGAGTCGGCGCGCGCCGACGGGATCGACGCCATCGGCCCCGAATCACCCGACACGGTGTACGCCGCGGCCGCGGCCGGCGACTACGACTGCGTGGTGTCGATGTACCACGATCAGGGACACATCCCGATCAAGCTCCTCGGCTTCGAGCAGACCGGGGGCGTCAGCGGCGTCAACGCCACCGTCGGGCTCCCCATCATCCGGACGAGCGTAGACCACGGGACGGCGTTCGACATCGCCGGCGAGGGCGTCGCATCCCCGACGAGCATGGTCGACGCCGTCGACGTAGCCGTCCGGATGGCGCGGAACCGGTCCCGATCCGGCTGACGACGACGCCCCCGCTCCGGCTCTCCCGCCACTCCCATCCTGCGGGGAGTTCTCCGTCGTAACCCGTTCTCGCGTCATTCACCGAGCAGTCGCTCGAGATAGAGAAATCCGTTCACACCGGTCGAATACGCTAATGAGCGGGTAGTCCACGGGACGGCGATTACACCGGCCGTACTCGTACTACTCGCTCCGTCTAGCGGCAGCCTATCGGACGCATTAAACCGTCTGATTCCCGCAATACGTTCATCTGGACGGAACAAACGTTTTGTAGTACCGGTGCATGTGTGTGCCAACCATGGCAATGAAACGCGACGTCACCGTCGACGCGACCGAGACAACCTTCCGGATTCTGGAGATGCTGAAGGAGCTCGACGGAGCGGGGGTGACAGAGCTCGCCACGCGGCTCGACATCCCGAAGAGCACCGTCCACAACCACCTCGTCACCCTACGGAAGAACGAGTATGTCGTCAAGCACGGGACGACGTACCGCGTCGGCCTCCAGTTCCTGGAGTTCGGCGAGCACACACGTAACCGGATGAAGATCTACGACATCGCGCGGCCGGAGGTGGAGGGGCTCGCTGAGGAGACCGGCGAGCTGTCGAACTTCCTCGTTGAGGAGCACGGCCTCGGGGCCTACCTCTGCCGGGCCCGGGGCGACCGGGCGGTGCGCGTCGACACCTATGCCGGAATGCGCGTTCATCTCCACTGTACGGGGCTGGGGAAGGCGATGCTCGCGCACATGCCCGAGGCGCGTGTCTCCGAGATTCTCGATCGACGGGGGCTCGAACCGCGCACCGAGACGACGATCACGGACCGCGACACGCTCTACGAGGCCCTGGCAGCGATCCGCGAGCGTGGCTACGCTATCGACCACGGTGAGCGCCTCTCAGGGCTCCGCTGTGTCGCCGCTCCGATCACCGACGATGCCGACAACGCCGTCGGCGCCGTCAGTGTCTCCGGCCCCTCGAGCCGCATGAAGGGCGAACAGCTCGAAAAGGATATCTCCGAGCTCGTGATGAGCGCCGCCAACGTGATCGAGCTCAACATGTCGCACTCGTAACCGGGGTCGCTCGCGGAGTTCGGGCGACCTCCCCTGCTGCTGTGGGAGCCAAGAGCTGATTTGATTCGAAGAAGTCTCTTCGATAAAACGAACACAGCATCTCTGGCCAGATTAGATCCAGTTCACTGATTCAGACGATCTTGCCAAGCCGAGAGCTCCAAGTGTTACCTAAGTATTATATATCGGTGGTTTTATCAGCTACTGGGTTAACTATGGATCACATGCCACACGATGGCAGACCAGACCGACGAGATATTCTTAGAGCGACAATCTCTGCCGGAGCCCTCGGCCTCGCCGGCTGTAGCGGTAGCGGTGGCGGCGGCAACGGCAGCGGCGGTAATGGTGGCGGCGGCAACGGCAGCGGCGGTAATGGTGGCGGCGGTTCCAGCGGTTTCATGGAACAGGCCCAGTCCATCGCCTTCGCCGACAATTGGCAGGATCGGCGCCTGACGGACCTCGACGAGTGGCCTCTCGAAAAGCGCCAGGCGATCCCGGCCGAGGGCGAACGCGCCGATTCGAGTGCCTGGGCCGAGTCCGAGGCAGTCCAATCGGCCCCGTGGCAGCCCCCCGAGGGCTGGGACGACACGGCAGCCGCTGACGTCGACGAGATCCAGCTGCTCAACTTCGGCTCACTGGAGTTCGACCCGGGGACTGTGGCGGCACACGGGATGTTCGAGGACCGGACCGGCATCACGATCAATCCCCTCGAAATCACCGTCGATCAGGCAATTCCGAAGGAGA is a window from the Halococcus salifodinae DSM 8989 genome containing:
- a CDS encoding four-carbon acid sugar kinase family protein; translation: MTRRVLVVADDLTGAIDAGHEFAARGRRTTVRVGGGDEPTGDAAETSPDGTPVTVVDTDSRYDDADAARASVTAAVRGTVAADPDAVVYKKVDSTLRGNVAAEVTAARDATGRPLALVAPAFPANGRLTAEGHHLIDGAPVTATAAGDDAKAPATSHLPRLLAESDEGRDRVSAPCDAVPRVAAATVARGPDAVVERLTALNASGARDEPSSAAATGSLVACDAVHDDHLAALAAGADPGSTVFAGSGGLARHVPLPEGGPQPPTVEPTPAVDRRALAVVGSVAPATLNQVSRVPDDRVVRLDAAAAVRDPEAAANHAAAACLDRLEASGRALVTAATERDDVAAASETGRAAGLRPDDVGDRVAAALSTTAGAVWRDDDPPTDSLLTGGAVARASLDALGAAAVAPTGRKLDAGVPVGVVRGGVADGTPLVTKAGAFGGDGVIANYLDGVVGDDA
- a CDS encoding UxaA family hydrolase, translating into MVDMFMGYRRADGRVGVRNHVAVLPTSVAASAVATRAADEAGDWARATPHQMGTSQPEPARKQTERVLAGVGRNPNVGAALLLELGTEDVDADRIADRIVETGTPVETLSIREVGGTRAAVERGGELLGDLNTVAADARREEADVSELVFGVECGGSDATSGIAANPAVGNACDRLIEAGGTASFSETPEFIGAEHVLAKRCADDEVRERLLEHVESREAAADLMGVDLRGAQPSPGNKEGGLTTIEEKSLGAISKGGTTPVRGIVDYAEQLPVGGGLVLMDTPGYDVESVVGKVAGGAQVVAFTTGRGSTTGNPIAPVIKVTGNPKTWDRMANNMDVNASTVIGGESLDTVGERVYETLLNVVDGRRTEAERRRLEEFAVNELQPNELAAGRAD
- a CDS encoding IclR family transcriptional regulator; this translates as MKRDVTVDATETTFRILEMLKELDGAGVTELATRLDIPKSTVHNHLVTLRKNEYVVKHGTTYRVGLQFLEFGEHTRNRMKIYDIARPEVEGLAEETGELSNFLVEEHGLGAYLCRARGDRAVRVDTYAGMRVHLHCTGLGKAMLAHMPEARVSEILDRRGLEPRTETTITDRDTLYEALAAIRERGYAIDHGERLSGLRCVAAPITDDADNAVGAVSVSGPSSRMKGEQLEKDISELVMSAANVIELNMSHS
- a CDS encoding zinc-dependent alcohol dehydrogenase, with the protein product MKAIIQTERERGGVEVGERERPEPGPDEALVRVHTAGLCGSDAHAYKYVPGYEFIDVPRVMGHEYAGEVVEVGSDVTTLSSGTKVVEEPIHDCGVCFQCRNGQPNVCRNFEITGFHRDGAWREYHTVEAHHFHEIPDDVPLEEAALTEPTSIATRAVLERSVMTAGDDVLVEGPGPIGVLTALVADSVGANVYVSGLGQDAEYRLPLVEEQGLTAINVEKANLGEIAERETAGGGFDVVFDTTGHHSGVEVAAEHVRKGGQIVVIGLPGSESELFLTPLVRGEVSLDASYGSVWRNFEQALRLMANGSVDPTAIAEPYDSDDPVTAFEKFLDGAVCKPTFRFGE
- the pdxA gene encoding 4-hydroxythreonine-4-phosphate dehydrogenase PdxA; this translates as MRDSREGDDAATADDPGDHRPLIAVTMGDPAGIGSEVIVKAHPELRDRADIVVIGDVDVLRDAIRVCDSGLEVRVVDDFEAVRSESRAAAGSENDATGAGAIPVLDLDNVNDHAYGELRETFGRASLAYVERAVVGCVDGSLDAMVTAPINKQATRMAGSKYAGHTGMLADYTDTEDYSMMLVEDDLRVTHVSTHVPLREACDLVSEERVRTTIGVTDTALRDLGVDDPRIAVAGLNPHASDGGLLGDEDDAAIAPAVESARADGIDAIGPESPDTVYAAAAAGDYDCVVSMYHDQGHIPIKLLGFEQTGGVSGVNATVGLPIIRTSVDHGTAFDIAGEGVASPTSMVDAVDVAVRMARNRSRSG
- a CDS encoding fumarylacetoacetate hydrolase family protein, coding for MRYFRICGEDRDHLAVQEGDLAYDLTTANESIGSFRDLAAAASITGDPIDAVTDRLLDRAPTVGRAALEDARRPLDPDEVWAAGVTYEISEQAREAESGMPEMYLNVYEGDRPEIFFKATAERTVGPGAAIGVREDSEWDVPEPELAMVLYRGEVVGFTIGNDVSSRSIEGENALYLPQAKVYDRCCAVGPAVVSAATVDDPHDLEMSMTITRDDETLYDESTSTGEMVRTCEELASYYTCHNAVPELAVLLTGTSLVPSEEFTLREGDLVAIDIDGIGRLKNPVVTV
- a CDS encoding UxaA family hydrolase, whose product is MRGDVFGDVALRMARSDNVATAIADLDAGTDVATDANTVTLAGDVAFGHKFALLPIAAGEGMRKYGEVIGRATDDVDPGEHVHVHNCESTRGRGDLAATADERGEEA
- a CDS encoding UxaA family hydrolase, with amino-acid sequence MSDDRSERMDGALPGDRRARTDGAADASDEIDGPTGYRRGDGSVGIRDRVLVLPSVICSHVVADRIADRVDGAVSTPHDHGCAQLGADADQTERTLVNVARNPNVSGAVVVGLGCEEVQSGDIAAALDELGVPVREVSIQDAGGTDKCLEQGVAAAESLLAGDSSGGTAGTAGADPTRVPVGLGDLTLGVVSGDLAESTVGTADPLVGDLAREVVAAGGRVVAAGVERPVAHPEDARAAAADDTRSAVGALLDRHGDRPAKVTRVRREAADRSFADATRAWGELPIADVLAYGERATHESGLALVDSPSEFATAATGLTAAGAHLVVHVTADGVPAGHPVVPVLKVTGDPTTAGALPDDVDIDASRVDADGLRRAIERVIAGDFCCAERHELTQFAIDRVGPSV